Proteins encoded by one window of Lutibacter sp. A64:
- a CDS encoding OmpA family protein, giving the protein MLKKVAILLVITFTLNGCVSKKVYQELETKFNKLRTSNSELIKEKDALLTAKQDLEAELATLKDEYETLKNEKKSLDNEYASLQNKYKNLDESYAALATQSSQKLAEQSKTNQDLLVQLEEKERKLFLESERLENLQKELDKRSQEIDELQALIDAKEAQMQQLKNAISSALHDFEGNGLTVVHKNGKIYVSMENKLLFNSGSWAVGSEGKNAVEQLASVLSQNPDINVLIEGHTDNVPYKGTTLIDNWDLSVKRATAIVRILKNKGVDPTQITAAGRSEFVPISDNTTAEGKAKNRRIEIILAPNLDEISKLLKE; this is encoded by the coding sequence ATGTTAAAAAAAGTAGCAATTTTATTGGTTATAACATTCACATTAAATGGATGTGTTTCAAAAAAAGTATATCAAGAATTAGAAACAAAATTTAATAAATTAAGAACTTCTAATTCAGAATTAATTAAAGAAAAAGATGCTTTATTAACTGCTAAACAAGATTTGGAAGCAGAATTAGCAACACTTAAAGATGAATATGAAACATTAAAAAATGAAAAAAAATCGTTGGATAATGAATACGCTTCACTTCAAAATAAATATAAAAATTTAGACGAATCATATGCTGCATTAGCAACTCAAAGTTCACAAAAATTAGCAGAACAATCTAAAACAAATCAAGATTTATTAGTGCAATTAGAAGAAAAAGAACGTAAATTATTTTTAGAAAGTGAACGTTTAGAAAACTTGCAAAAAGAGTTGGATAAACGCTCTCAAGAAATTGATGAATTGCAAGCTTTAATAGATGCAAAAGAAGCACAAATGCAACAATTAAAAAATGCAATTTCAAGTGCATTACACGACTTTGAAGGAAATGGTTTAACGGTGGTTCATAAAAACGGAAAAATTTACGTATCTATGGAAAACAAGTTATTATTTAATTCTGGAAGTTGGGCTGTAGGTTCAGAAGGTAAAAACGCCGTAGAACAATTGGCTAGCGTTTTATCTCAAAACCCAGATATAAATGTACTTATTGAAGGGCATACAGATAATGTGCCGTATAAAGGTACAACTCTAATAGATAACTGGGATTTATCTGTAAAAAGAGCAACAGCAATTGTTAGAATTTTAAAAAATAAAGGTGTAGATCCAACGCAAATTACCGCTGCAGGTAGAAGTGAATTTGTGCCAATTAGCGACAATACAACTGCTGAAGGAAAAGCAAAAAACAGAAGAATTGAAATTATTTTAGCACCTAATTTAGATGAAATATCTAAACTTTTAAAGGAATAA
- a CDS encoding penicillin-binding protein 1A produces the protein MTKKETVNTDFSKYIKWFWITIIGGTAMVVLLFLFASWGFYGTLPTFEELENPEHNLATEVISIDGKTLGKYYKENRTPVKYKDLPQSLLKALVATEDERFYEHSGVDFKATARAVAKLGKDGGGSTITQQFAKILLHGEGSKNIIQRVLQKFQEYVIAVRLERQYTKQEILTMYLNKYDFINQAVGIRSASRIYFGKEPIDLTISESAMLVGMLKNSSYYNPLRREELVLNRRNVVLSQMYRNNFISEKLKDSLQQKGLGLNVNRESHSDGNATYFREYLRDFMKTWIKNNPKPDGTDYNLHRDGLKIYVTLDSRMQQHAEDAMAEHMSNLQRVFDKEQKRNKTAPFYDIDKTQIASTINEAMKRSDRWRKMKNNGASEKEIKASFDKKTEMKVFSWKGDIDTIMSPKDSILYYKQFLRAGLLSVEPQSGHVKAWVGGVNYKHFQFDAVKQQKRQVGSTFKPFVYATAINQLNLSPCTKFPNTLYTIPKEKYGMPLDWTPENAGDEYGGELTLKEALAGSVNVVTAQLIDMVHPKNVASLAHRAGITSEIPEVPSIALGSVDLSLYEMVGAYATFANKGLRVEPMMILKIEDKNGTTLEQFTPNSKEVLSEESAYVIINLLEGVTQSGSGIRLRSKWGKYPQDVATGYPYQFTNPIAGKTGTTQNQSDGWFMGIVPNLATGVWVGGEDRATHFAGITFGQGATMALPIWALYYKKLYADPKLNVSMEAFDKPENLSIELDCSKSEDAEQNEADSIDEDPEF, from the coding sequence ATGACAAAAAAAGAAACTGTTAACACTGATTTTTCAAAATATATTAAATGGTTTTGGATAACCATAATAGGTGGTACTGCTATGGTAGTATTGCTATTTTTATTTGCTTCTTGGGGGTTTTATGGAACGCTTCCAACTTTTGAAGAATTAGAAAACCCAGAGCATAATTTAGCAACCGAAGTTATTTCTATAGATGGAAAAACCTTAGGTAAATATTATAAAGAAAACAGAACTCCTGTTAAATATAAAGACTTGCCACAAAGTTTACTAAAAGCATTAGTTGCTACTGAAGACGAACGTTTTTACGAGCATTCTGGTGTAGATTTTAAAGCAACAGCACGTGCTGTTGCAAAACTTGGTAAAGATGGTGGAGGTAGTACTATAACACAGCAATTTGCAAAAATATTATTGCATGGTGAAGGTTCTAAAAATATAATTCAAAGGGTGCTTCAAAAATTTCAAGAATATGTTATTGCTGTTCGTTTAGAGCGTCAATACACAAAACAAGAAATTTTAACAATGTACTTAAATAAATACGATTTTATAAATCAAGCTGTAGGTATTCGATCTGCATCACGTATTTATTTTGGTAAAGAACCAATAGATTTAACTATATCTGAATCTGCAATGTTAGTTGGAATGCTTAAAAATTCGTCTTATTACAATCCGTTAAGAAGAGAAGAGTTAGTGCTAAATCGTAGAAATGTGGTTTTAAGTCAGATGTATAGAAACAATTTTATTTCAGAAAAATTAAAAGATTCTTTACAACAAAAAGGCCTAGGTTTAAACGTAAATAGAGAAAGCCACAGCGATGGAAATGCTACTTATTTTAGAGAGTATTTACGCGATTTTATGAAAACTTGGATTAAAAACAATCCAAAACCAGATGGCACAGATTACAATTTGCATAGAGATGGTTTAAAAATATATGTAACATTAGATTCTCGAATGCAACAACATGCTGAAGATGCTATGGCAGAACATATGTCTAATTTACAACGCGTGTTTGATAAAGAACAAAAACGAAATAAAACAGCTCCGTTTTACGACATCGATAAAACACAAATTGCATCAACTATAAATGAGGCAATGAAACGTTCTGATCGTTGGAGAAAAATGAAAAACAATGGAGCTTCAGAAAAAGAAATAAAAGCATCTTTTGATAAAAAAACTGAGATGAAAGTATTTTCTTGGAAAGGAGATATTGATACTATTATGTCGCCAAAAGATTCCATTTTATATTACAAACAGTTTTTAAGAGCAGGTTTACTGTCTGTAGAACCGCAGTCTGGACATGTTAAAGCTTGGGTTGGTGGTGTTAATTACAAACACTTTCAATTTGATGCTGTAAAACAACAAAAACGTCAGGTTGGCTCAACATTTAAGCCATTTGTATATGCAACTGCAATCAATCAATTAAACCTATCTCCTTGTACAAAATTTCCAAATACATTGTACACCATTCCAAAAGAAAAATATGGAATGCCTTTAGATTGGACACCTGAAAATGCGGGTGATGAATATGGTGGAGAATTAACTTTAAAAGAGGCCTTAGCAGGTTCTGTAAATGTGGTTACTGCTCAATTAATTGATATGGTACATCCCAAAAATGTAGCAAGTTTAGCACATAGAGCAGGTATTACTTCAGAGATACCAGAAGTGCCTTCAATAGCTTTAGGATCGGTAGATTTATCATTGTACGAAATGGTTGGTGCATATGCTACTTTTGCAAATAAAGGTTTGCGCGTAGAGCCAATGATGATTTTAAAAATTGAAGACAAAAATGGGACTACTTTAGAGCAATTTACACCTAATTCTAAAGAGGTTTTAAGTGAAGAGTCTGCATATGTAATTATCAATTTATTAGAAGGGGTAACACAATCGGGTTCAGGAATTCGTTTACGTAGTAAATGGGGAAAATACCCACAAGATGTTGCCACAGGTTATCCGTACCAATTTACAAATCCAATTGCAGGTAAAACAGGAACAACTCAAAATCAATCAGATGGATGGTTTATGGGAATTGTACCAAATTTAGCAACAGGTGTTTGGGTTGGAGGCGAAGATAGAGCAACCCACTTTGCTGGTATTACATTTGGTCAAGGTGCAACTATGGCATTACCAATTTGGGCATTGTATTATAAAAAATTATATGCAGATCCAAAATTAAATGTAAGCATGGAAGCTTTTGATAAACCTGAAAATTTAAGTATTGAACTTGATTGCTCAAAATCTGAAGATGCAGAGCAAAACGAAGCTGATTCTATAGATGAAGATCCAGAATTTTAA
- a CDS encoding gliding motility lipoprotein GldH: MQTILTKNNCVITLLCTLFLVSCTGAIDYSNYKSIDKHQWFSENEITFIVNNTDTISKKNVFINIRNNKDYEFSSLFLIAKIEFPSGFQVIDTLEYEMTDIEGNWLGSGFTELKENKLFYKENVLFSEKGDYKFNIKHATRSIKDIDGQLPLNGITDVGLSIEKVIE, from the coding sequence GTGCAAACAATACTAACAAAGAATAACTGCGTAATTACACTATTATGTACACTATTTTTAGTGTCGTGTACTGGTGCAATAGATTATAGCAATTATAAATCTATTGATAAGCATCAATGGTTTTCAGAAAATGAAATAACGTTTATTGTAAATAATACAGATACTATTTCAAAAAAAAATGTGTTTATAAATATTAGAAATAACAAAGATTATGAGTTTAGTTCGTTGTTTTTAATTGCAAAAATTGAATTTCCAAGCGGATTTCAAGTTATAGATACCTTAGAATATGAAATGACAGATATTGAAGGAAATTGGTTGGGTTCTGGATTTACCGAGTTAAAAGAAAATAAACTTTTTTATAAAGAAAATGTATTGTTTTCAGAAAAAGGAGACTATAAATTTAATATTAAACATGCCACTAGAAGCATAAAAGACATTGATGGACAACTTCCATTAAATGGAATTACAGATGTAGGTTTAAGTATAGAAAAAGTAATTGAATAA
- a CDS encoding AMP-binding protein: MSQTIWKPSKELIESSNIYKIMLLYGFDNYQDFWKWSVTNKTAFWEATVQTLEIKLATNYTSILDVSKGVENAQWLKNSTLNIVDSCFQNEEDATAIIFQKEGEPLQKVTQKELLKLVNKIANGLISLGLKTGDKIAINMPMTLEAVAIYLAAIKAGMPVVTIADSFTPNEIETRLKIASPKVIFTQDVLKRGEKKLPIFQKVVAANAPKAIVVKTSEENLVLRKDDVLWNAFLSANTAFKTVVQKPKDIITILFSSGTTGAPKAIPWTHTTPIKCASDGFYHQNIHKNDVVCWSTNLGWMMGPWLVFSSLINKATIALYYGTPIESNFGKFVQDAKVTMLGVIPSFVKYWKASKNMEQFNWNTIQCYSSTGEVSNPIEMNYLMQLANNKPVIEYCGGTEIGGAYVTSTVVQPNIAGTFSTQALGGEFILLDETNNKAKKGELFLIPPIMGLSTTLLNSNHYNVYYKNTPIYKGKLLRRHGDQLEQLENGYYKMQGRVDDAMNLGGIKVSSIQIEAVLNKLEFIKESAAIAITPSNGGPSKLVAYYVENSSKINTEERFKLAKKSIKNQLNPLFKLTDLIKIASLPRTASNKVMRKKLRDGFFNEK; the protein is encoded by the coding sequence ATGAGTCAGACCATTTGGAAACCTTCAAAAGAATTAATTGAAAGTAGCAACATTTATAAAATAATGCTACTTTATGGTTTTGATAATTATCAAGATTTTTGGAAGTGGTCAGTAACAAATAAAACAGCTTTTTGGGAAGCAACAGTTCAAACGTTAGAAATTAAATTAGCAACAAATTATACTTCAATTTTAGATGTTTCTAAGGGTGTTGAAAATGCACAATGGTTAAAAAATAGTACATTAAATATTGTTGATTCTTGCTTTCAAAATGAAGAAGATGCTACGGCAATAATTTTTCAGAAAGAAGGTGAACCATTACAAAAAGTTACTCAAAAAGAACTCTTAAAGTTAGTAAATAAAATAGCAAACGGACTCATAAGTTTAGGACTTAAAACAGGCGATAAAATTGCTATTAATATGCCAATGACTTTAGAAGCCGTTGCCATTTATTTAGCAGCAATTAAAGCAGGTATGCCCGTAGTTACTATTGCAGATAGTTTTACGCCAAACGAAATTGAAACTCGGTTAAAAATAGCGTCTCCTAAAGTAATTTTTACACAAGATGTTTTAAAAAGAGGTGAAAAGAAATTGCCTATTTTTCAAAAAGTAGTAGCGGCAAATGCGCCAAAAGCTATTGTTGTAAAAACTTCAGAGGAAAATTTAGTTTTAAGAAAAGATGATGTTTTATGGAACGCTTTTTTAAGCGCTAACACAGCGTTTAAAACTGTAGTTCAAAAACCGAAGGATATTATTACAATTTTATTTTCGTCGGGTACTACAGGGGCTCCAAAAGCAATTCCTTGGACACATACAACGCCAATAAAATGCGCAAGTGATGGGTTTTACCATCAAAATATTCATAAAAACGATGTGGTGTGCTGGTCTACAAATTTAGGGTGGATGATGGGCCCTTGGTTGGTATTTTCTTCATTAATAAATAAAGCAACTATTGCATTGTATTATGGAACACCAATTGAATCCAATTTTGGTAAATTTGTGCAAGATGCTAAGGTTACTATGTTGGGGGTAATCCCTAGTTTTGTAAAGTATTGGAAAGCCTCTAAAAATATGGAACAATTTAATTGGAATACAATACAATGTTACAGTTCAACCGGTGAAGTGTCTAATCCAATAGAAATGAATTATTTAATGCAGTTGGCTAATAATAAACCTGTTATAGAGTATTGTGGAGGTACAGAAATTGGTGGTGCTTATGTTACAAGTACTGTAGTTCAACCAAATATTGCTGGCACATTTTCTACCCAGGCGTTGGGTGGTGAGTTTATTTTATTAGATGAAACAAATAATAAAGCTAAAAAAGGAGAGTTATTTTTAATTCCTCCAATAATGGGGCTATCAACTACGTTACTTAATAGTAATCATTATAACGTGTATTATAAAAATACACCAATATATAAAGGTAAATTATTGCGGAGGCATGGCGATCAATTAGAACAATTGGAAAACGGTTATTATAAAATGCAAGGAAGAGTAGATGATGCTATGAATTTAGGAGGAATAAAAGTGAGTTCCATTCAAATTGAAGCCGTATTAAATAAGTTAGAATTTATAAAAGAATCTGCTGCAATTGCTATTACTCCTTCAAATGGAGGTCCGAGTAAGTTAGTTGCTTATTATGTGGAAAACTCTTCAAAAATAAATACTGAAGAACGTTTTAAATTGGCTAAAAAAAGTATTAAAAATCAGTTAAATCCATTATTTAAATTAACCGATTTGATAAAAATTGCTAGTTTGCCTAGAACAGCTTCAAACAAGGTAATGCGAAAAAAATTGAGAGACGGTTTTTTTAATGAAAAATGA
- a CDS encoding exodeoxyribonuclease III, giving the protein MKIISYNVNGIRAALKKGLIEWLEAANPDVLCIQETKAHKEQLDLELFEKAGYPYHYWFSAEKKGYSSVAILSKHKPNHVEYGTGIESMDVEGRNLRIDFDDFSVMSLYLPSGTNDARLDFKLNYMAEFQEYVNNLKKEIPNLIICGDYNICHEEIDIHNPKMKGVSGFLPVEREWIGNFIDSGFIDSFRYLNKEPNHYSWWSYRANARNNNKGWRIDYHMVSAPLKDRIKRAYILPEAKHSDHCPIVVEIES; this is encoded by the coding sequence ATGAAAATAATATCATATAACGTAAATGGCATTAGAGCTGCCTTAAAAAAAGGACTTATTGAATGGTTAGAAGCAGCAAATCCAGATGTGCTTTGTATTCAAGAAACTAAAGCGCATAAAGAACAATTAGATTTAGAATTGTTTGAAAAAGCTGGTTATCCCTATCATTATTGGTTTTCAGCAGAAAAAAAAGGATATAGTAGTGTTGCAATTTTATCGAAACATAAACCAAACCATGTAGAATATGGAACAGGTATTGAATCTATGGATGTAGAAGGTAGAAATTTACGCATAGATTTTGATGATTTTTCTGTAATGAGTTTATACTTGCCTTCTGGAACTAATGATGCTCGTTTAGACTTTAAATTAAATTACATGGCCGAATTTCAAGAATATGTAAATAACTTAAAAAAAGAAATTCCAAACTTAATTATTTGTGGAGATTATAATATTTGTCACGAAGAAATTGATATTCACAATCCAAAAATGAAAGGTGTTTCAGGATTTTTACCTGTTGAACGTGAATGGATAGGTAATTTTATTGATAGTGGATTTATAGATTCTTTCCGTTATTTAAACAAAGAACCGAATCATTATTCGTGGTGGAGTTACAGAGCAAATGCCAGAAATAACAATAAGGGTTGGCGTATAGATTATCATATGGTAAGCGCTCCTTTAAAAGACCGTATTAAAAGGGCATACATTTTACCTGAAGCAAAGCACTCAGATCATTGCCCAATTGTAGTAGAAATAGAATCATAA